Proteins from a genomic interval of Gossypium hirsutum isolate 1008001.06 chromosome A09, Gossypium_hirsutum_v2.1, whole genome shotgun sequence:
- the LOC107895417 gene encoding MADS-box protein JOINTLESS, which translates to MTRKKVKLAWIENSSARKASLGKRRQGLVKKVTELTTLCGVEGGIVIYSRNEEEPIVWLSREEVERLLRKFNEVPEVERMKRSMNLETYYKEMISKSQDKLRKQNRKNKEMKVGQLMLQVEQGKMPDDFNVNELHDMIWYGETMRADIRKLMEFYEQFPSSSVGLTQGDAPLPPPPPQGRAPAVGQTIGIANAGVGDKDTSEYFPREDRLNSNTNTNYIRGEASSSIRREMGLTYHNLFAAATGDHLKLPGSSLGGVGNSSLQQPRPSHGGSSRTAPEPGLTGFSYGGSSSAAIEPRSSMPPFGYDSSSSVRTANPELPPFEPLRDDLLKGDNIGPFDNDMGPGHYPLGPLESSSPASDFGGNPSRFFGGESSSHGAAGSRETGPFDDKN; encoded by the coding sequence ATGACAAGAAAGAAGGTTAAGCTTGCTTGGATAGAAAATAGCAGTGCCCGAAAAGCAAGCCTGGGGAAAAGGAGGCAAGGGCTGGTGAAGAAAGTGACGGAGCTGACCACTTTATGTGGTGTAGAAGGTGGCATTGTAATATACAGTCGAAACGAAGAGGAGCCAATAGTGTGGCTGTCACGTGAAGAGGTGGAACGACTGCTACGGAAGTTCAATGAAGTTCCCGAGGTAGAACGCATGAAGAGATCGATGAACTTGGAGACCTACTACAAAGAGATGATTTCCAAGTCGCAAGACAAACTCAGGAAGCAAAACAGGAAAAACAAGGAAATGAAGGTGGGGCAGCTCATGCTTCAAGTCGAACAAGGCAAGATGCCAGATGACTTTAACGTTAATGAACTGCATGACATGATTTGGTATGGGGAAACAATGAGGGCAGACATAAGGAAACTTATGGAATTTTATGAACAATTTCCTTCTTCATCTGTTGGTCTCACTCAAGGAGATGCTCCTTTACCACCACCACCACCCCAAGGCCGTGCACCTGCAGTCGGTCAAACTATTGGCATTGCTAATGCAGGTGTTGGAGACAAAGACACCTCTGAGTATTTTCCCAGGGAGGATCGGTTAAACTCCAATACTAACACCAATTATATTAGAGGTGAAGCTAGCAGCAGCATACGGAGGGAGATGGGCTTAACATATCATAACCTCTTTGCTGCTGCTACCGGGGATCACTTGAAGTTGCCAGGATCATCTCTTGGCGGCGTTGGCAACTCAAGTCTCCAGCAGCCAAGACCCTCTCATGGTGGCAGCTCAAGAACTGCACCTGAGCCGGGGCTGACAGGATTCTCTTACGGCGGCAGCTCGAGTGCTGCTATAGAACCGAGGTCGTCAATGCCTCCATTTGGTTATGATAGCTCCTCAAGTGTTCGTACTGCTAACCCGGAACTGCCACCATTTGAGCCTCTTAGAGACGATCTGCTTAAAGGCGACAATATTGGGCCTTTCGACAATGATATGGGACCGGGACATTACCCGTTAGGACCACTGGAAAGCAGTTCTCCTGCAAGTGATTTTGGAGGGAACCCTTCAAGGTTTTTTGGTGGTGAAAGCAGCAGCCATGGCGCCGCAGGCAGTCGTGAAACTGGACCATTTGATGACAAAAACTAA